Proteins from one Telopea speciosissima isolate NSW1024214 ecotype Mountain lineage chromosome 1, Tspe_v1, whole genome shotgun sequence genomic window:
- the LOC122647844 gene encoding 21 kDa seed protein-like yields the protein MSYYIVSAIRGGGGGGVSPGRRESSTSQSHTAHTPTVKQSSYDRNMGTPVMFSPASSEHPELELPSAEEEETMIIRESMDMNICFSGMDNRAWQVEERREQSPGWRWSSSKNSSLRYVTVKGKPGHPGESTVRNWFRIERISEGSPGYRIVYCPNVCESCHVVCGRVGITKENGERWLSVSEHREFPFVFVRARQSHDNNKKDD from the coding sequence ATGTCGTACTACATTGTCTCTGCTATCAGGGGAGGCGGCGGCGGAGGTGTTTCGCCAGGAAGGAGAGAGAGCTCCACCAGTCAAAGTCACACGGCCCACACCCCAACAGTGAAACAGAGCTCCTACGACAGGAACATGGGTACCCCAGTGATGTTCTCTCCAGCATCCTCAGAACACCCAGAATTGGAATTGCCGTCtgcagaagaagaggaaacgaTGATAATTCGAGAATCAATGGACATGAACATTTGCTTCTCTGGAATGGACAATAGAGCGTGGCAGGTGGAAGAAAGGAGGGAGCAATCCCCAGGGTGGCGGTGGTCGTCGTCGAAGAATTCGAGTTTGAGGTATGTGACAGTGAAGGGGAAGCCAGGGCACCCAGGGGAGTCGACAGTGAGGAACTGGTTCAGAATCGAGAGGATAAGCGAGGGTAGCCCTGGATATAGGATCGTCTACTGTCCCAACGTGTGCGAGTCTTGCCATGTGGTGTGCGGGAGGGTTGGGATCACCAAGGAGAACGGCGAACGATGGCTATCGGTTTCAGAGCACAGAGAGTTCCCTTTTGTCTTCGTGAGAGCTAGGCAGTCCCACGACAACAACAAGAAGGATGactag
- the LOC122647942 gene encoding 21 kDa seed protein-like → MWNRALLLVGLSILAFVQTIDGFSHHHHHHQLDHQSAVQDTDGNELQAGMPYYIVSAIRGGGGGGVSVGRRESSTSQSHTAHTPTVKQSTYDRNMGTPVMFSPASSEHSELELPSSAEEEEGTMIIRESMDMNICFSGMDNRVWQVEERREQSGGWWWSSSKNSSLRYVTVKGKPGHPGESTMRNWFRIERISEGNPVYRIVYCPNVCDSCHVVCGKVGITKQNGERWLSVLEHREYPFVFIRARHSHDKDE, encoded by the coding sequence ATGTGGAACAGAGCTCTCCTCTTGGTGGGGTTGTCGATTTTGGCCTTTGTTCAGACTATAGATGGCTTCtctcatcatcaccaccaccaccagcttGACCATCAATCCGCAGTGCAAGATACCGACGGCAATGAGCTCCAAGCAGGGATGCCGTACTACATTGTTTCCGCTATCAGGGGAGGCGGCGGAGGGGGTGTCTCGGTAGGCAGAAGAGAGAGCTCCACCAGTCAAAGCCACACGGCCCACACCCCAACGGTGAAGCAAAGCACCTACGACAGGAACATGGGTACCCCAGTGATGTTCTCTCCAGCATCCTCAGAACACTCAGAATTGGAATTGCCGTCTtctgcagaagaagaagagggaacgATGATAATTCGGGAATCGATGGACATGAACATTTGCTTCTCTGGAATGGACAATAGGGTGTGgcaggtggaagagaggagggaGCAATCCGGAGGATGGTGGTGGTCGTCGTCAAAGAATTCGAGTTTGAGGTATGTGACGGTGAAGGGGAAGCCAGGGCACCCAGGGGAGTCGACAATGAGGAACTGGTTCAGAATCGAGAGGATAAGCGAGGGTAACCCTGTATATAGGATCGTCTACTGCCCCAACGTCTGCGATTCATGCCATGTGGTGTGCGGGAAGGTTGGGATCACCAAGCAGAACGGCGAGCGATGGTTATCGGTTTTAGAACACAGAGAGTACCCTTTCGTCTTCATCAGAGCCAGGCACTCTCACGACAAGGATGaataa
- the LOC122648032 gene encoding uncharacterized protein LOC122648032: MSNLPPIRVHVEDGVRLHDQKVGLEEHFSQLSVAAPHKQEEGFVSLTSPRPVPTIVAAAAMAPAVTVNPTTVARENSGRVYSDDEPSDHGAPVGFRKLPQPQLQQKMGVDLPSPDATARDANSRPKPVFYQDPVAPASPARDNRVPAIHVPFGAVAAAASSPTRLAAIPNGFLAC, encoded by the exons ATGTCTAATTTGCCTCCGATTCGGGTTCATGTTGAGGATGGTGTTCGCTTGCATGATCAAAAGGTTGGCCTAGAGGAACATTTCTCGCAGCTGAGTGTCGCTGCTCCGCACAAGCAAGAGGAGGGTTTTGTTTCCCTGACTTCTCCGCGACCTGTTCCGACCATCGTCGCAGCTGCAGCAATGGCGCCAGCTGTTACGGTTAACCCTACCACTGTTGCTAGGGAAAACTCCGGCCGGGTTTACTCGGACGATGAGCCATCAGATCACGGAGCCCCTGTTGGTTTCCGGAAGCTGCCACAGCCGCAATTGCAACAGAAGATGGGAGTTGATTTACCTTCCCCAGATGCAACTGCAAG AGATGCCAATTCTCGCCCAAAACCAGTGTTCTATCAAGATCCAGTCGCACCTGCATCTCCCGCTAGAGACAACAGGGTCCCTGCGATTCATGTACCCTTCGgcgcagtagcagcagcagcttccTCACCAACTCGATTAGCAGCAATACCCAATGGGTTTCTTGCCTGTTAG